Proteins encoded within one genomic window of Diorhabda sublineata isolate icDioSubl1.1 chromosome 1, icDioSubl1.1, whole genome shotgun sequence:
- the LOC130440838 gene encoding choline/ethanolamine kinase, protein MMDIVPKNKPASGDCFEMKELTARICRDYLHGAWKKVTANNIGFKHICGGLSNHLYHVSLPGGLLTESKQENEPKDVLIRIYGQTHGEGALEALITESVIFTLLSERNLGPKLHGIFPGGRIEQYINARPLLLEELSDERLSVQIAKKMAAIHSMEVPLHKAPEWLWNTLDRWLCTFDTMQLNNMPQSIKILLEKTNLKSECDWLKTKLEAEDSPVVFCHNDFQEGNILLPIESDKQNNNDDEPRLVIIDFEYCSYNYRSFDIANHFAEWVYDYKYSKHPFFEEDWNRYPTEKQRLSFIRAYLREIGSRENPKKVLREVEVFTMASHLFWGVWALINAETSNIPFGYWEYANCRLSSYFQLKQKLSSKFQQKRKMDD, encoded by the exons ATGATGGATATTGTACCAAAGAATAag cCCGCTTCTGGAGACTGTTTCGAGATGAAAGAATTAACGGCGAGGATATGTAGAGATTACCTTCACGGTGCTTGGAAAAAGGTCACTGCTAACAATATCGGTTTCAAACATATCTG TGGAGGTCTTTCTAACCATCTGTACCACGTATCTCTTCCTGGCGGCTTATTGACTGAATCCAAACAAGAAAACGAACCCAAAGACGTACTAATTCGAATTTACGGCCAAACTCATGGAGAAGGTGCTCTCGAGGCTCTAATTACCGAATCGGTCATCTTTACTTTATTATCTGAAAGGAATTTAGGTCCGAAATTACACGGCATCTTTCCAGGCGGAAGAATCGAACAGTACATCAATGCTAGACCACTTTTACTTGAAGAATTATCAGACGAAAGGTTGTCGGTACAAATAGCTAAAAAAATGGCGGCTATTCATTCGATGGAG GTTCCGTTACATAAAGCGCCTGAATGGCTATGGAATACTCTCGATAGATGGTTGTGTACGTTCGATACCATGCAACTTAACAACATGCCACAATCGATTAAAATacttttagaaaaaactaatttgaaaagCGAATGCGACTGGTTGAAAACTAAATTAGAAGCAGAAGATAGTCCTGTCGTTTTTTGCCATAACGATTTTCAGGAAGGAAATATACTCCTTCCCATAGAATCCgataaacaaaataacaacGATGATGAACCCAGGCTAGTTATTATTG ATTTCGAATATTGTTCGTACAACTACAGATCGTTTGATATAGCAAACCATTTTGCCGAATGGGTATACGATTACAAATACTCCAAACATCCATTCTTTGAAGAAGATTGGAATAGATATCCGACAGAAAAACAACGATTGAGCTTCATCAGAGCCTATTTGCGCGAAATCGGTTCTCgagaaaatcccaaaaaagtTTTAAGGGAAGTCGAAGTTTTCACTATGGCTTCTCATTTATTTTGGGGAGTATGGGCGCTAATAAACGCCGAAACATCCAACATCCCCTTCGGTTATTGG gaATATGCGAATTGTAGATTGTCCAGTTACTTTCAGTTGAAGCAGAAGTTGTCGAGTAAATTccaacaaaaaaggaaaatggacgattaa